A region of Sciurus carolinensis unplaced genomic scaffold, mSciCar1.2, whole genome shotgun sequence DNA encodes the following proteins:
- the LOC124974244 gene encoding LOW QUALITY PROTEIN: zinc finger BED domain-containing protein 4-like (The sequence of the model RefSeq protein was modified relative to this genomic sequence to represent the inferred CDS: substituted 1 base at 1 genomic stop codon) — MEDNQDTGPKGDSDFVSDKISFKIEEEEDDPVPSHSLEGVDFQSEQEDMRHMDSGEEQAEGGVGLAYRPPGKCFPAEGEDGYRALFSQYSSTLYSVAMEAVTQSLLSSHHVSSRKKFPAWKHFFISPGDSTKAICRYCMKEFSRGKNEKDLSTSCLMHHVQRAQPTKLGLESSSVSAGSSFPSTSLLLPPQPADVGDLGSTLPPVRLAQKMTSTILSPDHMQEEPVSMVSSEVPDVPVTEKYSREEALAGSSPRLAALHYDETTEGMAERSLRPPKSTSGSRRRSVIWKHFYLSPLDSSKAVCVHCMNEFSRVKNGKDLGTSCLIRHMWQAHHSIVLQENGGGTGLPPLYPTSPTLLPALLPPEGEPDSVSSSPGKPVQECPSASSSLDRLTEDLLLHAHPAGALGDASVLSSSEDVGEASVGTSPEQQASGLSLRRCESGAVFQQNKKVMKRLKSEVWHHFSLAPTDSLKAVCRYCDCAISRGKKGDVGTSCLMRHLYRRHPKVARTQKGFLGVSLANSPYDTLASAESSSSKLSVLPAVVRRNQVVFPVSSKKTSKLWNHFSLCSADSTKVVCLHCSRTISRGKEPTNLGTSCLLRYLQRFHVLKTDVHPETTPSRSPGALGPLSTELSSTSSFDDPSEKFYDSHPVAKNITSLIAEMLALDLQPYSFVDSMGFSRLLEYLKPQYSMPSPSYFSRTAIPGMYDSVKKMVLSQLKEAESGVVHFMSGIWTGTQTREYLTLTAHWVTFTSSACPHCEDHHCWALLDVSQIDCDYGGGSIQKQPECWWDAXVTTIGLQVGITVTDNPSVGKILDEAEHSSVPCFSHTVDLSVKEAVKSQRMVQNVLSIARKLCERVHQSPTAKEKLAVLQREYGLPQHPLIQDVPSRWSTSLHILERLLEQKRAINEMLVKCSFRELLSCDQWEVMQSVCHALRPFDAGSWEMSAHVSTLSQVIPMIHILSRKVEMGKVFGETMGIDSMLKSLKEAMASRLSASLHDPRYVFATLLDPCYKVSLFTEQEAEQHRQDLIRELEILDSTSEDTATSEGCDSGPPLRDSGGGESLWSLVAKVKRGDQRERLPEDVVLAYLEEEGLDHSCDLLAYWNLKRVSWLGLSTLAVRFLGCPPSTVPSEKLFSTSTENGSFGQPQLMMEHFEKLIFLKVNLPLIYFQY, encoded by the coding sequence ATGGAGGACAACCAGGACACTGGCCCCAAAGGGGACAGTGATTTTGTTTCTgataaaataagtttcaaaatagaggaggaagaagatgatCCAGTCCCCAGTCACAGTTTGGAAGGAGTGGACTTTCAGAGTGAGCAGGAGGACATGAGGCACATGGACAGTGGTGAGGAGCAGGCGGAGGGCGGGGTGGGCCTTGCCTACCGGCCCCCCGGGAAGTGCTTCCCTGCCGAGGGCGAGGATGGCTACCGGGCTCTGTTTTCCCAGTACAGCAGCACGCTGTACAGCGTGGCCATGGAGGCCGTGACCCAGAGCCTGCTCTCCAGCCACCACGTCAGCTCCAGGAAGAAGTTTCCAGCATGGAAGCATTTCTTCATCTCCCCCGGAGACAGCACGAAAGCAATATGTAGGTACTGCATGAAGGAGTTCAGCCGGGGCAAGAACGAGAAGGACCTGAGCACCAGCTGCCTCATGCACCACGTGCAGCGGGCGCAACCCACCAAGCTCGGGCTGGAGAGCAGCAGCGTGTCCGCAGGCTCCTCCTTTCCCTCGACCTCGCTCCTGCTTCCGCCGCAGCCTGCAGACGTGGGGGACCTGGGCTCCACTCTTCCTCCTGTCAGACTTGCCCAGAAGATGACATCTACGATCCTGTCCCCTGACCACATGCAGGAGGAGCCCGTGTCCATGGTCTCTTCTGAAGTCCCTGACGTGCCGGTCACTGAGAAGTACAGCAGAGAGGAGGCCCTGGCTGGGTCTTCCCCCCGCCTCGCGGCGCTCCATTATGATGAGACCACAGAGGGCATGGCGGAGAGAAGCCTTCGCCCTCCCAAGAGCACGTCCGGGTCCAGGAGGAGGTCGGTCATCTGGAAGCACTTCTACCTGTCTCCACTGGACAGCTCCAAGGCTGTCTGCGTGCACTGCATGAACGAGTTCAGCAGGGTCAAGAACGGGAAGGACCTGGGCACCAGCTGCCTCATCCGCCACATGTGGCAGGCGCACCACTCCATCGTGCTGCAGGAGAACGGCGGCGGCACAGGCCTCCCGCCCCTGTACCCTACGTCCCCCACCCTGCTGCCCGCCCTGCTGCCTCCAGAGGGGGAGCCGGACTCTGTGTCCTCCTCTCCAGGAAAACCGGTCCAAGAGTGCCCCTCGGCCTCCTCGTCCCTGGACAGGCTGACTGAGGACCTGCTGTTGCACGCACACCCTGCAGGTGCACTTGGGGACGCATCCGTGCTGTCGTCCTCTGAGGATGTGGGCGAGGCCTCTGTGGGCACCTCTCCTGAGCAGCAGGCCAGCGGGCTGAGCCTGAGAAGGTGTGAGTCTGGTGCCGTCTTCCAGCAGAATAAGAAAGTCATGAAGAGGCTGAAGTCGGAGGTGTGGCACCACTTCTCTCTGGCCCCCACGGACAGTCTGAAGGCCGTGTGTCGGTACTGTGACTGCGCCATCAGTCGCGGGAAGAAGGGGGATGTGGGCACCAGCTGTTTGATGCGGCATCTGTACAGACGCCACCCCAAGGTGGCCAGGACCCAGAAGGGCTTCCTGGGTGTGAGTTTGGCAAACTCTCCATATGACACTTTGGCTTCTGCAGAAAGTTCCTCCTCCAAGTTATCTGTCTTGCCAGCGGTGGTCagaagaaaccaagtcgtgtTTCCTGTCAGCAGCAAGAAGACATCAAAGCTGTGGAATCACTTCTCCCTGTGCTCTGCGGACTCCACCAAGGTGGTGTGTCTGCACTGCAGCAGAACCATCAGCAGGGGCAAGGAGCCCACCAACCTGGGCACCAGCTGCCTCCTGAGGTACCTGCAGAGGTTCCATGTGCTCAAGACTGACGTCCACCCTGAGACCACCCCGTCCCGCTCTCCAGGCGCCCTGGGGCCACTGAGCACGGAGTTGTCAAGCACTTCCTCCTTTGATGACCCCAGTGAAAAGTTTTATGACTCTCACCCAGTTGCCAAAAATATCACCAGTCTGATCGCAGAGATGCTCGCCCTTGACCTGCAGCCGTACTCCTTCGTGGACAGCATGGGCTTCAGCAGGCTGCTGGAGTACCTGAAGCCCCAGTACTCGATGCCCTCCCCCTCCTACTTCTCCAGGACCGCCATCCCCGGGATGTACGACAGTGTGAAGAAGATGGTTCTGTCGCAGCTGAAAGAGGCCGAGAGTGGCGTGGTCCACTTCATGTCAGGAATATGGACAGGCACTCAGACCCGCGAGTACCTGACCCTCACCGCCCACTGGGTCACCTTCACGTCCTCGGCCTGCCCGCACTGTGAGGACCACCACTGCTGGGCACTCCTGGACGTGTCGCAGATCGACTGTGACTACGGGGGCGGCAGCATCCAGAAGCAGCCGGAGTGCTGGTGGGACGCGTGAGTGACCACCATCGGCCTGCAGGTCGGCATCACTGTCACCGACAACCCGAGCGTCGGCAAGATCCTGGATGAGGCGGAGCACTCCAGCGTGCCCTGCTTCAGCCACACGGTGGACCTGAGCGTGAAGGAGGCCGTCAAGAGCCAGAGGATGGTGCAGAACGTACTGAGCATCGCTCGGAAGCTGTGCGAGCGGGTCCACCAGTCCCCCACGGCCAAGGAGAAGCTGGCCGTGCTGCAGCGGGAGTACGGGCTGCCGCAGCACCCCCTCATCCAGGATGTGCCGTCCAGGTGGAGCACCTCCCTGCACATACTGGAGCGGCTGCTGGAGCAAAAGCGGGCCATCAACGAGATGTTGGTCAAGTGCAGCTTCCGAGAACTCCTCAGCTGCGACCAGTGGGAGGTCATGCAGTCCGTGTGCCATGCACTGAGGCCCTTTGATGCGGGGAGCTGGGAGATGAGCGCCCACGTGTCCACTCTGAGCCAAGTCATCCCCATGATCCACATTCTCAGCAGGAAGGTCGAGATGGGGAAGGTCTTTGGGGAGACCATGGGCATCGACAGCATGCTGAAGTCGCTGAAGGAAGCCATGGCGAGCCGCCTGTCTGCCAGTCTCCACGACCCCAGGTACGTCTTTGCCACGCTGCTGGACCCTTGCTACAAAGTCTCCCTGTTCACAGAGCAGGAGGCGGAGCAGCACAGGCAGGATCTAATCAGGGAGCTAGAAATCCTGGATTCTACCTCAGAGGACACAGCCACCTCCGAAGGCTGTGACTCAGGGCCCCCGCTGAGAGACTCTGGTGGAGGAGAGAGCCTGTGGTCGCTGGTGGCCAAGGTGAAGAGGGGAGACCAGCGGGAGCGGCTGCCTGAAGATGTGGTGctggcctacctggaggaggaggggctggacCACAGCTGTGACCTGCTGGCCTACTGGAACCTGAAGAGGGTATCCTGGCTCGGGCTGTCCACCTTGGCCGTCAGATTTTTGGGCTGTCCCCCCAGTACTGTCCCATCCGAAAAGCTGTTCAGCACGTCCACAGAGAACGGCAGCTTTGGCCAGCCCCAGCTCATGATGGAGCATTTTGAGAAACTCATCTTCCTGAAGGTGAACCTTCCCTTGATATACTTTCAGTATTGA